A genomic stretch from Helianthus annuus cultivar XRQ/B chromosome 1, HanXRQr2.0-SUNRISE, whole genome shotgun sequence includes:
- the LOC110941887 gene encoding protein RETICULATA-RELATED 2, chloroplastic gives MSSVAPIHQSYVARNTRCCLNPARHVPHLQFPNLTHKKLVDFTGLCIRSKPDLLSTRHAVPVVPCAGGDGGSSGVGHGSGGGGGSGGSDWSSGGKSNDSSSFDSFGPIGAFLSGWRSRVAADPQFPFKVLMEELVGVSANVLGDMATRPNFGLNELDFVFSTLVVGSILNFTLMYLLAPTMTSGSASLPFIFANSPASHMFEPGAYTLANRFGTFVYKGAQFAAVGFAAGLVGTALSNGLIKMRKKMDPSFESPNKAPPTVLNAVTWAIHMGISSNLRYQSLNGIEFMLAKGLPPLLFKTSVVGLRLVNNLLGGMTFVMLARLTGSQSAGGEEDKIGDEESSDVEKKLLVNEIHSK, from the coding sequence ATGTCTTCCGTTGCTCCAATTCATCAATCTTATGTTGCTAGAAACACTCGTTGTTGTTTGAATCCTGCTAGACATGTTCCACACCTCCAGTTTCCCAACCTAACCCACAAAAAACTCGTCGATTTCACCGGTTTGTGTATCAGATCAAAGCCAGATTTGTTATCCACCCGGCATGCAGTTCCGGTTGTTCCCTGTGCTGGTGGCGATGGCGGTAGTTCAGGTGTCGGTCACGGCAGTGGCGGTGGAGGTGGCAGTGGCGGTAGCGACTGGAGCAGCGGCGGAAAATCCAATGACTCATCGTCGTTCGATAGTTTCGGCCCAATTGGGGCTTTTTTAAGCGGTTGGAGATCTAGGGTTGCAGCTGATCCACAATTCCCTTTCAAGGTGCTAATGGAAGAACTAGTTGGTGTGAGTGCAAATGTGTTGGGCGACATGGCGACTCGACCGAATTTCGGTCTAAACGAGCTAGATTTCGTGTTCTCGACGTTAGTCGTAGGATCAATCCTGAATTTCACCCTTATGTATTTACTAGCACCCACCATGACATCCGGATCAGCATCATTACCTTTCATATTCGCGAACTCGCCAGCTAGCCACATGTTTGAGCCGGGCGCGTACACACTGGCTAACCGGTTTGGAACATTTGTATACAAAGGAGCCCAGTTTGCAGCCGTGGGTTTCGCAGCTGGTTTAGTTGGAACCGCATTGTCAAACGGGTTGATCAAGATGAGAAAAAAGATGGACCCAAGTTTCGAGTCGCCAAACAAGGCCCCACCCACTGTTTTGAACGCGGTCACGTGGGCAATTCATATGGGTATAAGTAGTAATTTAAGGTACCAAAGTTTGAATGGGATCGAGTTCATGCTGGCAAAGGGGTTACCTCCGTTGTTGTTCAAAACCTCGGTGGTTGGTTTAAGGTTGGTGAACAATCTTCTTGGTGGGATGACATTTGTTATGCTTGCAAGGTTGACTGGATCGCAAAGTGCGGGTGGAGAAGAAGACAAGATTGGTGATGAAGAGAGTTCGGATGTGGAGAAGAAGTTACTTGTGAATGAAATTCATTCAAAGTGA